A single window of Methylomarinum sp. Ch1-1 DNA harbors:
- a CDS encoding transposase has product MPRHADAPRKYGQRLGTVTDRAHALRQQTAAYQVNLYGKVREVLAVEKTVMLKTLKCPIKVVWVFRKTQWVALFTTDLDLSVTQVIEYYGARWKIESGFKELKQDIGSQKCQSRNAQAVINHLHFCMMATTVTWMYADRIKADPQRRHKVKGRTSFAFSDVRRLIAEASLSEDFDRLCHKPTNPMKNSLVAVLLRMVA; this is encoded by the coding sequence ATGCCAAGACACGCGGACGCCCCCCGTAAATACGGCCAGCGTCTGGGGACCGTGACCGACCGAGCGCACGCGCTCCGGCAGCAAACTGCTGCCTATCAGGTTAACCTGTATGGCAAAGTACGCGAAGTACTGGCGGTTGAGAAAACCGTCATGCTGAAGACCTTAAAATGCCCCATCAAGGTCGTGTGGGTGTTTCGTAAAACCCAGTGGGTCGCCTTGTTTACGACCGATCTCGACTTGTCGGTCACCCAGGTCATCGAATATTATGGCGCTCGCTGGAAGATCGAGTCCGGCTTTAAAGAACTCAAGCAAGACATTGGCAGTCAAAAATGCCAGAGCCGGAATGCCCAGGCCGTGATAAACCACCTGCATTTCTGTATGATGGCCACCACGGTCACCTGGATGTACGCCGATCGCATCAAAGCGGATCCGCAACGTCGGCACAAGGTCAAGGGGCGGACGAGTTTCGCCTTTTCCGATGTCCGGCGCCTCATCGCCGAAGCCTCACTGAGTGAAGATTTTGATAGGCTTTGCCATAAACCCACCAATCCCATGAAAAATTCGCTGGTCGCGGTGTTGTTACGCATGGTGGCTTGA
- a CDS encoding IS701 family transposase — translation MFILRDLLRPLQAHFSETDLGRERASLFVYTLLAVIVPFTSSMSSNLWRALETLFGIEIKQKRFYTFMASSTLPWERLWTTLWGLIPSPTTDGRLLIGLDDFINLKVGQHIFGCASIFDHAAKANQSRYPWAQNVVSIGLLKQVKGRWACLFLGFRFYLPRHMIAEQKETAKIKGQVAPFQSKLTQAAELLIAVAGHFASTPMLAVTDSWFGNQGLWKPVRQTVGERFHLLSRLRSNQVLYALPDARSADAKTRGRPP, via the coding sequence ATGTTCATTTTACGCGATCTTCTCCGCCCTCTCCAAGCCCATTTTTCCGAGACTGATCTGGGACGGGAGCGAGCTTCTTTGTTTGTCTACACGCTGCTCGCCGTGATTGTTCCGTTTACCTCATCGATGTCGTCTAATTTATGGCGGGCCTTGGAGACTTTGTTCGGGATCGAGATTAAGCAAAAGCGGTTCTATACCTTCATGGCTTCGTCGACACTGCCCTGGGAAAGGCTTTGGACGACGCTGTGGGGATTGATTCCGTCCCCCACGACCGATGGCCGCTTATTGATTGGCTTGGACGATTTTATCAACCTCAAAGTGGGTCAACACATTTTCGGCTGCGCGTCGATTTTCGATCATGCCGCCAAAGCGAATCAAAGCCGTTACCCCTGGGCGCAAAATGTGGTGTCGATCGGCTTACTGAAGCAGGTCAAAGGTCGTTGGGCCTGTTTGTTTTTGGGCTTTCGTTTTTACTTACCCCGTCACATGATCGCCGAACAAAAGGAAACCGCCAAAATCAAAGGCCAAGTCGCGCCGTTTCAAAGCAAACTCACGCAAGCGGCGGAATTGCTAATCGCCGTCGCCGGTCACTTTGCTTCGACACCAATGCTGGCGGTCACCGACAGCTGGTTTGGGAATCAGGGGTTATGGAAGCCGGTGCGCCAAACGGTAGGCGAACGTTTTCACCTGTTATCCCGATTGCGCAGCAACCAGGTGCTCTATGCGCTCCCCGACGCCCGGTCCGCCGATGCCAAGACACGCGGACGCCCCCCGTAA
- a CDS encoding haloacid dehalogenase type II, whose translation MTKLLINGIVFDMYGTVVDVGAVAKACKEVAPDPIAFNKQWRAKQLEYTFLRVLMEQYRDFWQVTGEALEFAVERFGLQMTTGQRQRLMEAWLLPSPYPDVAAALPRLKEKYSLAVLSNGTPEMLSSGLERTGLRPHFQWVLSADAVKLYKPSPKVYQLALQQTGLPKEEVLFVSSNSWDALGAKSFGFKVCWINRTGAPFDALGPRPDLVVKNFDELTNVL comes from the coding sequence ATGACGAAATTACTTATCAATGGCATTGTCTTCGACATGTACGGGACGGTTGTCGATGTTGGGGCGGTCGCCAAAGCCTGTAAAGAGGTGGCGCCCGATCCGATCGCTTTTAACAAGCAGTGGCGAGCCAAGCAGCTTGAGTACACGTTTTTGCGGGTGCTGATGGAGCAATACCGGGATTTCTGGCAAGTGACCGGGGAAGCGCTTGAGTTTGCTGTAGAGCGCTTCGGCTTGCAAATGACCACCGGGCAACGGCAACGGCTGATGGAGGCCTGGCTGCTTCCCAGTCCGTACCCCGATGTCGCAGCGGCTCTGCCTCGACTGAAGGAAAAATACTCATTGGCGGTATTGTCCAACGGAACTCCGGAAATGCTTAGTAGCGGCTTGGAGCGAACCGGGCTCCGGCCACACTTTCAGTGGGTGCTCAGCGCAGATGCAGTGAAACTTTATAAGCCTTCACCCAAGGTCTATCAGCTTGCGCTACAGCAAACGGGACTTCCAAAAGAGGAGGTCCTTTTCGTCTCCTCGAACTCCTGGGATGCGCTGGGCGCTAAAAGCTTCGGCTTCAAAGTCTGCTGGATCAATCGGACCGGTGCGCCATTCGATGCCTTGGGCCCCAGGCCGGATCTGGTTGTCAAGAACTTCGATGAGCTGACGAATGTCCTGTGA
- a CDS encoding IS110 family transposase produces MNLNVVGLDIAKLVFHMFMMQDGKAKKKKLKRSELLAFVAQMPVSVIAMEACGGAHHWARAFQALGHEVVLLNTRFVKAFVVGNKNDYNDAEAIYTAACQPNKRSVAIKGIEQQDLAMLQGVRRGKVDERTALVNQMRGYLAERGIVLPRSVNQFRKQLPSILEDGENDLSTLSRKLFAEQYQALKALDEAIRALDREITAVCQNNALARRLLDIPGIGPLTAILATADVGDGKGYDSSRDYAASLGVVPRQHSSGDKQVLLGISKRGNRQLRTSLIHGARAVLKYCGDKSDPLSLWLKGLIERRGFNKAAVALANKNARIIWALATRGGDYVPQMA; encoded by the coding sequence ATGAATCTTAACGTAGTGGGTTTAGATATTGCAAAACTAGTGTTTCATATGTTCATGATGCAAGACGGCAAAGCAAAGAAAAAGAAATTGAAACGGTCGGAACTGTTGGCCTTTGTGGCTCAGATGCCGGTGAGCGTGATCGCGATGGAAGCCTGCGGCGGCGCTCATCATTGGGCCCGGGCATTTCAGGCCCTGGGCCACGAAGTAGTGCTGTTGAATACTCGCTTCGTGAAGGCATTCGTGGTTGGCAATAAAAACGATTACAACGACGCCGAGGCGATTTACACGGCGGCCTGCCAGCCGAACAAACGCAGCGTGGCGATCAAAGGCATTGAGCAGCAAGACTTAGCCATGCTGCAAGGTGTCCGGCGAGGTAAGGTGGACGAACGCACGGCCTTGGTCAATCAAATGCGCGGTTATCTGGCTGAACGAGGCATCGTGCTGCCGCGTAGCGTGAATCAGTTCAGAAAACAACTGCCCAGTATTCTGGAGGACGGGGAAAATGACCTCAGCACGCTGAGCCGGAAGCTGTTTGCCGAGCAGTATCAAGCGCTGAAAGCCTTGGACGAAGCGATCCGGGCTCTGGACCGGGAAATTACGGCAGTATGCCAAAACAATGCCTTAGCCCGACGATTGCTTGACATACCGGGTATCGGTCCTTTGACCGCCATTTTGGCCACGGCTGACGTCGGCGATGGCAAGGGTTATGATTCGAGCCGAGATTACGCGGCCAGCTTGGGCGTGGTGCCAAGGCAGCACAGCAGCGGCGATAAGCAGGTATTACTGGGCATCAGTAAACGCGGCAACCGCCAATTGCGCACATCCTTGATTCACGGGGCAAGAGCGGTGCTGAAATACTGCGGTGACAAGAGCGACCCCTTGAGCCTGTGGCTCAAAGGCTTGATTGAACGGCGAGGCTTCAACAAAGCGGCCGTGGCTTTGGCCAACAAGAACGCCCGGATCATTTGGGCGCTGGCAACGCGTGGCGGCGATTACGTGCCACAAATGGCCTAA
- a CDS encoding mercuric reductase gives MTYQETMNPVDQPVIERLPQTSPADAFNQELVRNVHPSDWVNPKPAGRYNLVVIGAGTAGLVTAVGAAGLGARVALIERSLMGGDCLNVGCVPSKGVISAARVAAAVRNAREFGVEVPDGMNVNFAAAMQRMRRLRASISLNDSASRFRDLGIDVYFGQARFVDSSTVNVDGSHLHFKRAVIATGARAAAPPIPGLDAVDYLTNETLFSLTELPARFGVIGAGPIGCEMAQAFAQLGSEVFLVEATHGILPREDRDAAGIVQQAITRSGVKLLCCGKKLEIKHDGGIRLVVESHGQGYDEPIDKLLVAVGRAPNVENLNLEDVGVDYDNKGVKVNERMQTTNSRIYAAGDICSPFQFTHAADFMARIVIQNALFKGRKKSTSLVMPWCTYTSPEIAHVGLYEHQAQEQGIEVDTFVQAFSDVDRAILDGEDEGFVKIHVRKGTDKIIGATLVAGHAGDMISEITLAMTHGLGLKQIGSTIHPYPTQAEAIRKLGDQFNRTRMTPLVKWLFNKWLARTR, from the coding sequence ATGACTTATCAAGAAACCATGAATCCGGTCGATCAGCCGGTGATCGAGCGATTGCCGCAAACCAGTCCGGCGGACGCGTTCAATCAGGAGCTGGTTCGCAACGTTCATCCTTCGGACTGGGTGAACCCGAAACCGGCCGGGCGATACAATTTGGTCGTCATCGGAGCCGGCACTGCCGGCTTGGTCACCGCGGTCGGCGCGGCGGGACTAGGGGCCAGAGTCGCGTTGATCGAACGCAGTCTGATGGGCGGCGACTGTCTGAATGTCGGTTGCGTGCCGTCCAAGGGCGTCATCAGCGCGGCAAGGGTCGCGGCAGCCGTGCGCAATGCACGCGAGTTTGGTGTCGAAGTGCCTGACGGGATGAATGTGAACTTCGCCGCCGCCATGCAGCGGATGCGACGATTGCGGGCCAGTATCAGCCTGAATGATTCGGCGTCACGATTTCGTGATCTCGGTATCGATGTCTATTTCGGGCAGGCGCGCTTTGTGGATTCCAGCACTGTTAACGTGGACGGCAGCCATCTTCACTTCAAGCGGGCGGTGATCGCAACCGGTGCGCGCGCCGCGGCGCCGCCGATTCCGGGTTTGGATGCCGTTGACTATCTGACCAATGAAACGTTGTTCTCGCTGACCGAGTTGCCCGCACGATTCGGCGTCATTGGCGCTGGACCGATCGGCTGCGAAATGGCCCAGGCGTTCGCACAGCTGGGTTCCGAAGTCTTCCTGGTGGAGGCGACGCATGGCATCCTGCCGCGCGAAGATCGTGACGCGGCCGGGATCGTGCAACAGGCGATCACACGATCCGGCGTCAAGTTGCTTTGCTGCGGCAAGAAACTGGAGATCAAGCACGATGGCGGCATTCGGCTCGTCGTCGAATCGCACGGCCAGGGCTATGACGAGCCGATCGACAAACTGTTGGTAGCCGTCGGCCGGGCGCCCAACGTCGAAAATCTGAACCTGGAAGACGTAGGCGTTGATTACGACAACAAGGGCGTTAAGGTCAATGAACGCATGCAAACGACGAACTCCCGGATTTACGCCGCCGGAGACATTTGTTCGCCGTTTCAGTTCACGCACGCGGCCGATTTCATGGCGCGCATCGTGATTCAAAACGCGCTGTTCAAGGGTCGCAAGAAGTCCACGTCGCTGGTGATGCCCTGGTGCACCTACACGTCACCAGAGATTGCCCACGTCGGGCTCTACGAGCATCAAGCCCAGGAACAGGGAATCGAAGTTGACACCTTCGTGCAGGCATTCAGCGATGTCGACCGCGCGATCCTGGACGGAGAAGACGAAGGCTTCGTGAAAATCCACGTCAGGAAAGGGACTGACAAGATCATCGGCGCCACCCTCGTCGCGGGCCATGCGGGCGACATGATTTCCGAGATCACCCTGGCCATGACTCACGGCCTGGGACTGAAGCAGATCGGCAGCACGATTCACCCGTACCCGACCCAGGCCGAGGCGATCCGCAAACTGGGCGATCAATTCAATCGCACGCGCATGACACCCCTTGTGAAGTGGCTCTTCAACAAGTGGCTGGCCCGGACCCGTTGA
- a CDS encoding LysR substrate-binding domain-containing protein has protein sequence MNMNQIELLRVLYENGFNLSKAADRMHVVQSAVSRQLQLFEEELGSPLLTRHGKKLTGLTPLGQKVLAQTQTMQQAKKNILSIASEYKNGDTGILHIATTHTQAKYFLPKPIRRFRDKYPKVKVYIVQSSPEHLIDFLHNGEADLAICTEKVSEDGTLVVKPCYEWHHAVVMPKQHPLASGELTLERLASCPVLTYSFGFTGRSNIEKAFENSGLTLDVVLAAADTDVIKTYVRLGLGVGLIAEMAYDAVADADLVVRNLSSLIPSSVTKIAYLRQNYLPAYGRHFIEELLEAAEDINFQ, from the coding sequence ATGAATATGAACCAAATTGAATTATTGCGGGTGCTTTACGAAAACGGCTTCAATCTGTCGAAAGCCGCCGACCGCATGCATGTCGTACAATCGGCAGTCAGCCGCCAATTACAATTGTTCGAGGAGGAACTGGGTTCGCCGCTGCTGACCCGGCATGGCAAGAAGTTGACAGGATTGACGCCTTTGGGGCAAAAGGTGTTGGCCCAAACGCAGACCATGCAGCAGGCCAAAAAAAACATCCTGTCGATCGCGTCCGAATATAAAAACGGCGACACCGGCATCCTGCACATCGCGACCACGCATACCCAAGCCAAATATTTCCTGCCAAAGCCGATTCGGCGATTCCGCGACAAATACCCCAAAGTCAAAGTCTATATCGTACAATCCTCGCCCGAGCACCTGATCGATTTTCTGCACAACGGCGAGGCCGATCTGGCCATTTGCACCGAAAAGGTGTCCGAGGATGGAACGCTGGTCGTCAAACCTTGTTACGAGTGGCATCATGCCGTCGTAATGCCGAAACAGCACCCTTTGGCGAGCGGAGAACTGACATTGGAGCGGCTGGCTTCGTGTCCGGTTCTGACCTATTCGTTCGGTTTTACCGGCCGCTCCAATATCGAAAAAGCCTTCGAGAACTCTGGCTTGACCTTGGATGTGGTGCTCGCGGCCGCCGATACCGATGTCATCAAGACCTATGTGCGGCTGGGTCTGGGGGTCGGCTTGATCGCCGAAATGGCTTACGATGCGGTTGCCGATGCCGATTTAGTGGTTCGCAATTTGTCCAGTCTTATTCCAAGCTCGGTGACCAAAATCGCCTATTTGCGGCAAAACTATCTACCCGCTTACGGCCGTCATTTTATCGAAGAATTGTTGGAAGCCGCCGAGGACATCAACTTTCAATAG
- a CDS encoding RBBP9/YdeN family alpha/beta hydrolase: MNSKILIVPGYHGSGENHWQTWLERALPGCERVRGIDWERPELFSWADAIDNHIEKIGHRVILVAHSFGCLASSIVASRRPDQVNGLIMVAPASPLRFSLHGLIEHESDASASIAVHLPRQKLETTGLLVASENDPWLSFAHAKQLSRFWGLAFYNAGPAGHINSDSGHGQWPLIRELVLELQEKTAPDLSGSQPLYAARAFDHLPGGG; the protein is encoded by the coding sequence ATGAACAGTAAGATTCTCATAGTGCCCGGCTATCATGGCAGCGGCGAAAATCATTGGCAAACCTGGCTGGAACGGGCCTTGCCCGGGTGCGAGCGCGTCCGTGGCATCGATTGGGAACGACCGGAACTGTTCTCTTGGGCCGATGCCATTGATAATCATATTGAGAAAATCGGCCATCGAGTCATTCTGGTCGCGCACAGTTTTGGCTGTCTGGCCAGCAGTATCGTCGCCTCTCGCCGGCCGGACCAGGTGAATGGACTGATCATGGTGGCGCCGGCATCGCCGCTGCGCTTCTCGCTGCACGGCTTGATCGAGCATGAATCCGATGCAAGCGCCTCGATCGCTGTTCATCTGCCTCGGCAAAAGCTCGAAACCACGGGTTTGTTAGTGGCGAGTGAGAACGACCCGTGGCTGAGTTTCGCGCATGCCAAACAACTCAGCCGGTTCTGGGGGCTGGCTTTTTACAATGCCGGTCCGGCGGGCCACATCAACAGCGATTCCGGTCATGGCCAATGGCCGTTGATTCGGGAACTCGTCCTGGAATTGCAGGAGAAAACAGCACCTGATTTATCAGGCAGCCAACCACTTTATGCGGCGCGCGCTTTCGATCATTTGCCGGGAGGGGGATGA
- a CDS encoding sulfite exporter TauE/SafE family protein, with amino-acid sequence MDVAFLIASAALAASTLAAVAGTGGGVILLPVLVSVFGAREAVSIYTAAQLCGNLSRVVLNRQAIQPVVVFWFCCGAIPCSFLGAWLFARLPDSKLTAILGAFLIASVAWRHLFKYSATGFQTPWFMPIGAAFSVVSALVGSAGPFLAPFYLSYGLVKGAFIGTEALGTSMVHISKLLAYQGLNATTTNTWLVGLLTGPVMILGSLIGKRWLAEMSVSMFTCLIDAMIAGFGLWFLIQ; translated from the coding sequence ATGGATGTCGCTTTTCTGATAGCAAGCGCCGCGCTGGCTGCTTCAACGCTTGCCGCCGTAGCAGGAACAGGCGGCGGCGTGATTTTACTGCCGGTGCTGGTCTCCGTATTTGGCGCCCGGGAAGCCGTTTCCATCTATACGGCTGCTCAACTGTGCGGAAATTTGAGCCGAGTCGTTTTGAACCGCCAAGCCATTCAGCCGGTCGTCGTATTCTGGTTTTGCTGCGGTGCGATCCCCTGTTCATTCCTTGGCGCCTGGCTGTTTGCCCGGCTCCCCGATAGCAAGCTAACCGCTATTCTGGGGGCGTTTTTGATTGCATCGGTGGCATGGCGCCATCTGTTTAAATATTCGGCGACCGGTTTCCAAACGCCTTGGTTTATGCCGATCGGCGCGGCATTTTCGGTTGTTTCGGCGCTGGTTGGCAGTGCGGGCCCTTTTCTGGCCCCGTTTTATTTGTCTTACGGCTTGGTCAAAGGCGCTTTCATCGGCACCGAAGCCTTGGGTACGAGCATGGTACACATCAGTAAATTACTTGCCTATCAGGGCCTGAACGCGACCACGACAAATACGTGGCTAGTAGGGTTACTAACCGGTCCGGTGATGATTTTGGGTTCATTGATCGGCAAGCGTTGGTTGGCTGAAATGTCCGTTTCGATGTTCACTTGTTTGATAGACGCGATGATCGCCGGTTTTGGACTGTGGTTTCTTATTCAATAA
- a CDS encoding family 2A encapsulin nanocompartment cargo protein cysteine desulfurase, whose translation MTTNNSTNIDSSALGLPDESQLTQWANALFAAPPVSEADFGVPGSAATHNPVQPIPAAEQAIIGRHSLQPSGLPLETDLKEQLSDYLQRSAKAPVSSETQALDLKIPGSAATHESIPPIPAAEQSLLGRHPLQPSGLPLQAELKTLLAQHLKAPANTLATPQSVGGYYFLNEVAQLGRAAQEAGLGSTHPPFDVHAIRRDFPILSELVNGRPLVWFDNAATTQKPQVVIDRLSEFYSYENSNIHRAAHELAARATDAYEKARDIVTRFLNASSPKEIVFVRGSTEAINLVAQSYGRQHIGEGDEIVISWLEHHANIVPWQQLCRETGAVLRVIPVDDSGQVILSEYQKLLNAKTKLVSFTHVSNALGTITPAEEMIAMAQQVGAKVLLDAAQSVSHLGVDVQQLNCDWLVFSGHKIFGPTGIGVLYGKEELLNSMEPWQGGGNMIEDVTFEKTVYQPAPARFEAGTGNIADAVGLGAALEYLQGIGIVNVARYEHELLEYATELLKCIPGLRLIGAAQDKTSVLSFVLKGHSTADVGKALNQEGIAVRSGHHCAQPILRHFGHESTVRPSLAFYNTHEEVNVLIESLKRLAGTKTFFS comes from the coding sequence ATGACTACAAATAATTCAACAAACATCGACTCAAGCGCATTAGGCCTACCCGATGAAAGCCAGTTAACGCAGTGGGCCAACGCGCTGTTCGCCGCCCCGCCGGTTTCGGAGGCTGATTTCGGCGTACCGGGCTCGGCTGCCACGCATAATCCGGTTCAGCCGATTCCGGCAGCGGAGCAAGCGATTATTGGCCGTCATTCGTTGCAACCGAGCGGCTTGCCACTGGAAACCGATCTCAAGGAACAACTCAGCGATTATTTACAACGTTCCGCCAAAGCACCCGTCAGTTCGGAAACGCAAGCTTTGGACTTGAAAATTCCAGGCTCGGCGGCGACTCACGAGTCGATCCCGCCGATTCCGGCTGCCGAACAATCGTTACTCGGTCGGCATCCGCTTCAACCCAGCGGTTTGCCGTTACAAGCGGAACTCAAAACCTTGTTAGCGCAACATTTGAAGGCTCCGGCAAATACTTTGGCAACGCCACAGTCGGTAGGTGGTTATTATTTTCTCAATGAAGTAGCGCAATTGGGCCGTGCGGCTCAAGAGGCCGGGTTGGGTTCGACTCATCCGCCATTCGATGTCCATGCCATACGCCGTGACTTTCCGATATTGAGCGAATTAGTCAATGGCCGGCCTTTGGTATGGTTTGACAATGCCGCGACGACACAAAAGCCGCAAGTCGTGATCGACCGGTTGAGCGAGTTTTACAGCTACGAAAACTCGAACATTCACCGTGCTGCCCATGAACTGGCCGCGCGTGCGACCGATGCCTATGAAAAAGCTCGCGATATCGTCACACGTTTCCTGAATGCGTCATCGCCAAAGGAGATCGTGTTTGTGCGCGGGTCCACCGAAGCTATCAATCTAGTGGCGCAAAGTTACGGCAGACAACATATCGGTGAAGGCGACGAAATCGTCATCAGTTGGCTCGAACATCACGCCAACATCGTGCCGTGGCAACAGCTTTGCCGGGAAACCGGCGCGGTGCTGCGCGTCATTCCGGTCGATGACAGCGGCCAGGTCATTTTGAGTGAGTATCAGAAACTGCTGAATGCCAAAACCAAACTGGTTTCGTTCACGCATGTCTCGAACGCTTTGGGCACGATTACACCGGCTGAGGAAATGATCGCGATGGCGCAACAGGTCGGCGCAAAGGTCTTATTGGATGCCGCGCAATCGGTGTCGCATCTCGGCGTCGACGTTCAGCAACTGAACTGCGATTGGCTGGTGTTTTCCGGACACAAGATATTTGGCCCCACCGGTATCGGCGTGTTGTACGGCAAGGAAGAACTGCTCAATTCGATGGAGCCGTGGCAAGGCGGCGGTAACATGATCGAGGATGTCACGTTTGAAAAGACCGTTTACCAACCCGCACCCGCCCGCTTCGAAGCCGGTACCGGCAACATCGCCGACGCAGTCGGTCTCGGCGCCGCGCTAGAATACCTTCAAGGCATCGGCATCGTGAATGTTGCCCGTTACGAGCACGAACTGCTCGAATACGCGACCGAACTGCTCAAGTGCATTCCTGGGTTACGTCTGATCGGCGCCGCGCAAGACAAAACCAGTGTCTTGTCGTTCGTGTTGAAAGGACACAGCACCGCGGACGTCGGCAAAGCACTGAACCAGGAAGGTATCGCAGTCCGTTCCGGGCATCACTGCGCGCAACCGATACTGCGCCATTTCGGCCATGAAAGCACGGTGCGCCCGTCATTGGCGTTTTACAACACCCATGAGGAGGTCAATGTTCTGATCGAATCCTTAAAACGCCTGGCGGGAACGAAAACCTTTTTCAGTTGA
- a CDS encoding family 2A encapsulin nanocompartment shell protein, giving the protein MTESDIHQAHTALGDVAARTLSNATKTVPMMGTITPRWLVHLLPWVPVEAGIYRVNKVKSETSIAVDCSSLDEKVLPQTYVDYEEWGREYRLNAVNTVLDVHTRVADLYSSPHNQIHEQLRLTIETVKERQESELINNAEYGLLNNVADSQKVQTRNGAPTPDDLDELISKVWKEPAFFLAHPRAIAAFGREATRRGTPPPTLSLFGSQFVTWRGIPLIPTDKLKVTNETTNILLLRTGESRQGVVGLYQPNLTDELSMGLSVRFMGINHKAIASYLVSLYCSLAVLTEDAIGVLENVAVDQYYDYK; this is encoded by the coding sequence ATGACCGAATCCGATATTCATCAAGCCCATACCGCGCTAGGCGACGTCGCCGCGCGTACGCTGTCGAATGCGACCAAAACCGTGCCGATGATGGGGACGATCACGCCGCGCTGGCTCGTTCATCTGTTGCCCTGGGTGCCGGTCGAAGCCGGTATCTACCGTGTCAACAAAGTCAAGAGCGAAACCAGTATCGCGGTCGATTGTTCCAGCCTCGACGAAAAAGTGTTGCCGCAAACCTATGTCGATTACGAGGAATGGGGCCGCGAATACCGTTTGAACGCGGTGAATACGGTACTCGATGTCCACACCCGCGTCGCCGATTTATACAGCAGCCCGCACAATCAAATTCACGAACAGTTGCGACTGACCATCGAGACCGTCAAGGAAAGGCAGGAAAGCGAATTGATCAACAACGCCGAATACGGCTTGCTGAACAATGTCGCCGATTCGCAAAAGGTGCAAACCCGTAATGGCGCACCGACCCCTGACGACCTTGACGAATTGATCTCAAAAGTGTGGAAAGAACCTGCGTTTTTCCTCGCGCATCCGCGCGCAATCGCCGCCTTCGGCCGGGAAGCGACCCGCCGCGGCACACCGCCGCCGACCTTAAGCCTATTCGGTTCTCAATTCGTCACCTGGCGCGGCATTCCGTTGATTCCCACCGATAAACTCAAAGTCACCAATGAAACGACCAACATCCTGCTGCTGCGCACCGGCGAAAGCCGCCAAGGCGTCGTCGGTCTGTATCAACCCAACCTGACCGACGAACTGAGCATGGGCTTGTCGGTGCGCTTCATGGGCATCAATCATAAAGCCATCGCTTCATACTTGGTATCACTCTATTGTTCGCTGGCCGTTTTGACCGAAGACGCGATCGGCGTACTCGAAAATGTTGCCGTGGACCAATACTATGACTACAAATAA
- the epsC gene encoding serine O-acetyltransferase EpsC, translated as MNNRRNEKASTGLSIDGIVAQLRGLRNHSLELRERLDKPPKLPSRTALAAVVEGLSAALFPNRLGLPDLDEDGIDAYVGHTLDTHLRGLKKQIRRELGFRSRQDCYSDPVQRQATQLIRGFANELPKIRQLLDTDIQAAFEGDPAAGSSDEVLVCYPGINAIIHHRIAHVLYGLGAPLTARMIAEIAHSATGIDIHPGATIGESFFIDHGTGVVIGETAVIGRHVRVYQAVTLGAKRFPKNPDGSLVKGNLRHPIVEDDVVIYAGATILGRITLGKGSTIGGNVWLTESVPPGSVITQQHMQQQN; from the coding sequence ATGAATAATCGAAGGAATGAAAAAGCGTCGACCGGCTTAAGCATCGACGGGATCGTCGCGCAGTTACGCGGCCTCCGCAACCATTCACTGGAGTTGCGCGAACGTCTTGACAAACCGCCAAAACTGCCGTCCCGCACCGCGCTGGCAGCGGTCGTCGAGGGGCTGAGCGCCGCGTTGTTTCCCAATAGACTCGGGCTGCCCGACCTTGACGAAGACGGTATCGATGCCTACGTCGGTCACACGCTCGATACCCATTTACGCGGCCTGAAAAAGCAAATTCGGCGCGAGCTGGGCTTTAGATCGCGCCAAGATTGTTATAGCGATCCGGTGCAACGGCAGGCAACCCAATTGATCCGCGGCTTCGCCAATGAGTTGCCGAAAATCCGGCAGCTGCTTGACACCGACATCCAGGCCGCCTTCGAAGGCGACCCCGCCGCCGGCAGCAGCGACGAGGTATTGGTGTGCTACCCGGGAATCAATGCCATCATTCATCACCGTATCGCGCATGTCCTGTACGGGCTGGGAGCGCCGCTGACCGCGCGCATGATTGCCGAAATTGCCCATTCCGCCACCGGCATCGACATCCACCCCGGCGCCACGATCGGCGAAAGTTTCTTCATCGATCACGGCACCGGCGTCGTGATCGGCGAAACCGCGGTCATCGGTCGGCATGTCCGCGTGTATCAGGCCGTCACCTTGGGCGCCAAACGCTTTCCGAAAAACCCGGATGGCAGCCTGGTGAAAGGCAACCTCCGCCATCCCATCGTCGAAGACGACGTGGTGATTTATGCGGGCGCCACCATTCTGGGCCGTATCACCCTCGGCAAAGGCTCCACGATCGGCGGCAATGTGTGGCTGACCGAAAGCGTTCCGCCCGGCAGCGTGATCACGCAACAACACATGCAACAACAAAATTGA